A genomic window from Periweissella cryptocerci includes:
- the pepF gene encoding oligoendopeptidase F has product MSEVKQLPLREELPESQTWDLAKIYSTDEAWEAEYQAVEATFSDVAKYAGTLANSAATLLDATKALLELTRKIEKIYVYASMKSDQDTANSKYQGYNAQAGALWAKVSGAIAFFEPEVIGIEPTTLAGFLAENAELAKYTHFFDQITQARGHVLSPSEEKLLAGATDIFDASQNTFGVLDNADLKFGIVQDEDGNDVELSNGVYSKHLESTDRKVRKQAFDTLYATYDQFQHTFASTLSQHTHGHNYLASVHNYDSARQSALAATTIPETVFETLVAQVNDHLPLLHRYVALRKKVLQLDELHTYDLYTPITGEASLSYDYEAAKAEALQALKPLGDDYLAIVQEAFDNRWIDVVENKGKRSGAYSGGAYDTDPYILLNWQDNLDNLFTLVHEMGHSVHSYYTRHNQPVQYGDYTIFLAEIASTSNENILTDYLLKTQTDPKVRAYVLNHYLDGFKGTVFRQTQFAEFEHWIHAEDAAGAPLTADTMSAFYADLNKRYYGPALEFDDAIALEWARIPHFYYNYYVFQYATGMSAATTLAHNITTGVDGAVDAYKTYLKAGNSDFPIEVMKQAGVDMTKPDYLEEAFKVFEERLNELEALIG; this is encoded by the coding sequence ATGTCAGAAGTAAAGCAATTACCACTCCGAGAAGAACTTCCTGAATCACAAACCTGGGATTTGGCAAAAATTTATAGTACCGATGAAGCTTGGGAAGCTGAATACCAAGCTGTCGAAGCAACGTTTAGCGATGTTGCCAAATACGCTGGTACATTAGCTAACTCTGCAGCAACATTGTTAGACGCAACGAAGGCGCTATTGGAATTAACGCGTAAGATTGAAAAAATTTACGTGTATGCGTCAATGAAATCTGACCAAGATACGGCTAACTCAAAGTATCAAGGTTATAATGCTCAAGCTGGGGCTTTGTGGGCTAAGGTGAGTGGCGCGATTGCTTTCTTTGAACCCGAAGTGATTGGTATCGAACCTACAACCTTAGCGGGATTCCTTGCAGAAAATGCCGAATTAGCTAAATATACGCACTTCTTTGACCAAATTACACAAGCACGTGGACATGTGTTAAGCCCTAGCGAAGAAAAATTATTAGCGGGCGCGACCGATATTTTTGACGCATCACAAAATACATTCGGAGTTTTAGATAATGCTGACTTAAAGTTTGGGATTGTTCAAGATGAGGATGGCAATGATGTTGAGTTATCAAACGGGGTTTATTCAAAGCACTTAGAATCAACTGATCGTAAGGTTCGTAAGCAAGCGTTTGATACGTTGTATGCCACATATGACCAATTCCAACACACGTTTGCTTCAACGTTGTCACAACACACGCATGGGCACAATTATTTAGCTTCAGTGCATAACTATGATTCAGCACGCCAATCTGCTTTGGCTGCGACAACTATTCCAGAAACGGTTTTTGAAACTCTAGTTGCCCAAGTTAATGATCATTTACCACTGTTACACCGTTATGTGGCTTTGCGTAAAAAGGTCTTACAACTTGATGAATTACACACATATGATTTATACACGCCAATCACTGGTGAAGCTTCATTATCATATGATTACGAAGCAGCCAAAGCTGAAGCCCTTCAAGCGCTTAAGCCATTGGGTGACGATTACTTGGCGATTGTCCAAGAAGCGTTCGACAACCGCTGGATTGATGTAGTTGAAAACAAGGGTAAGCGTTCTGGTGCATATTCTGGTGGTGCATATGATACTGACCCATACATTTTATTGAACTGGCAAGATAATTTAGATAACTTGTTCACGTTAGTTCACGAAATGGGACACTCAGTGCACTCATATTACACACGTCACAATCAACCAGTACAATATGGTGATTACACAATCTTCTTGGCTGAAATTGCGTCAACATCAAATGAAAATATTTTGACTGATTATTTGTTGAAGACCCAAACTGATCCTAAGGTTCGGGCGTATGTTTTGAACCACTACCTTGATGGATTTAAGGGCACGGTCTTCCGTCAAACTCAATTTGCGGAATTTGAACACTGGATTCACGCAGAAGATGCTGCTGGTGCGCCATTGACGGCGGACACAATGAGTGCTTTCTATGCGGACTTGAACAAGCGTTACTACGGTCCAGCGCTTGAATTTGATGATGCAATTGCCTTAGAATGGGCACGGATTCCCCACTTCTACTACAATTACTACGTGTTCCAATATGCAACGGGGATGTCAGCAGCCACAACATTGGCGCATAATATCACAACAGGTGTTGATGGGGCAGTTGATGCTTATAAGACATACTTGAAGGCTGGTAACTCAGACTTCCCAATCGAAGTTATGAAGCAGGCCGGTGTGGATATGACTAAACCTGATTACCTTGAAGAAGCATTT
- a CDS encoding competence protein CoiA, with protein sequence MYIAKMDNQLIEANFAVAENKYFCPGCKCTVMLKRGVIKAPHFAHLSGARCETFSEGETNEHLQGKIQLRDFFAAEYEVQLEATLPAISQRPDLLVKKPNGKLLAIEYQCSAISLAKLRQRTAGYRQQGIQVLWILGSTYVNRKMTNPTLAKFMTVPLHGQPFVLFWENTHRRFCLWGNIAQPDFQKREKNITYATNLTEYRELMVAIYQKQETVTIGTSLRLKAALKLQQLVSQNRGFTKYLQQVAYQQHCHLGGVTWLAHPKVQLPIGLKMPHSLWRAKFLLELQKYRPGERIANAQLLNKLLQPSDWYPDGQSSLLPTKQLIVRNFWQALIQQNIIEPISATHIRLNRHPVWYPDYQLKIAGLKKSE encoded by the coding sequence ATGTATATTGCGAAAATGGATAATCAATTAATTGAAGCAAATTTTGCCGTAGCAGAAAATAAATATTTTTGTCCGGGGTGTAAGTGTACGGTAATGTTGAAACGCGGGGTAATTAAAGCGCCGCATTTTGCTCATTTAAGTGGTGCACGCTGTGAAACTTTTAGTGAAGGTGAGACAAATGAGCATTTACAAGGAAAAATTCAACTACGTGATTTCTTTGCAGCGGAATATGAAGTGCAGCTTGAAGCAACTTTACCAGCTATCAGCCAACGACCAGATTTATTAGTTAAGAAACCTAATGGCAAATTATTAGCAATTGAATACCAATGCAGTGCAATTAGTTTGGCAAAATTAAGACAGCGGACAGCAGGGTACCGACAACAGGGAATCCAAGTATTGTGGATCTTGGGCAGTACGTATGTAAATCGTAAAATGACTAATCCAACCTTGGCAAAATTTATGACAGTGCCATTGCATGGGCAGCCATTTGTATTATTTTGGGAAAACACGCACCGTCGCTTTTGCTTATGGGGGAATATCGCACAACCGGATTTTCAAAAACGCGAAAAGAATATTACGTATGCCACGAATTTAACAGAATATCGTGAGTTAATGGTGGCAATCTATCAAAAACAGGAGACCGTGACAATTGGCACGAGTTTACGGTTAAAAGCAGCCTTAAAATTACAGCAACTAGTCAGTCAAAATCGTGGTTTCACTAAATATTTACAACAGGTAGCGTATCAGCAACATTGCCATTTGGGTGGCGTTACTTGGTTAGCGCATCCCAAAGTACAATTACCAATTGGGTTGAAAATGCCACATAGTTTGTGGCGCGCCAAGTTTCTACTTGAATTGCAAAAATATCGGCCCGGGGAGCGCATTGCGAATGCACAATTATTGAATAAATTACTACAACCAAGTGATTGGTATCCGGATGGCCAGAGTAGTTTGTTGCCGACCAAACAGCTGATTGTGCGCAACTTTTGGCAAGCGTTGATTCAACAAAATATTATTGAACCAATTTCAGCGACGCATATTCGTTTAAATCGACATCCTGTGTGGTACCCAGATTACCAATTAAAAATAGCGGGATTAAAGAAAAGTGAATAA